The following DNA comes from Triticum aestivum cultivar Chinese Spring chromosome 3D, IWGSC CS RefSeq v2.1, whole genome shotgun sequence.
AGATTTCAATCGTTGACAGTTTTCAAAGGATGAGGTGAGTAGATCAAACTGCATCGGATTACAGATTAAAATCTTCCAATTACTTGTGTTAAAATTACAATTATTTGTTAGGAGAACATAATTAGCAAAAGAAAACATATATTGACAAAGTTAGCAAAAGAAACACCTCCAACACAAGAGAAAAAGCAAGGAAAAATTAGTACCTTTCGGCCTACTCAGAAATGGTAGGTGTAATTGGAACTGGGGCCATCTGGTGCACAAGATGCTGCATTCCTGGCTTCAATTCCTTGTTGCAGAAATCATCATACTCTTCCTTATCCCCCGCCTTCTTTTTTACCTCCACTACTACAAGGGAGGGTGTGAGTTCAAATATCTCCGCGCAGATTGTTAGTGGCCCCTTAACCCCTTCCCTTGTGCCCTCTAGGCTCACCCGCCAATCCTTCTTCCGCACCGCGAAGCTCTTCACATTTGCGATCTCCTCTAATTTCGTTATAATGCCCGACATAGGTTCACTCGAGATGAATCTCACCTCGTCCCCTTTTTCCTCAAACAGCCCCGACAAGTTGAATCCCCTTGAGAATGATATGATATCAAACGCGTTAAGGCTTGCGGGGCGTGGGAGTGGCCCGCGGAGCCTGTGGCGCTCTTCAAATGACGATGTGGCAGGGCAGGACACGACTGATGCGTCGGATTCTGACCCTGAGTCATCTCCATCAACTTCTTGCGGAGATGGAGATGAAGGTGGAGGAAGCAATGGTTGAGGAAGAGGGTCAGGGAGACCCAAGTCGAGCATATCATTCTCGGCATCAATGACGTTGTACAGCTGGTCATCTTCAATATAGAACTTGACTGGCCGGAAACCTTTCTTGAACCACCGGCTCTCCATGACCTCCGGCAAGGTGATCCTGGTGCTTGGGTTTGTGTCAAGAAAACGCATGATCAAGCTAGTAAGGTCCTTGGAGAACCACCTTGGACATCGGAACTCTCCCTTGTAAACCTTACGGTACATGGCCATGAGGTTCTGGTCATGGAAAGGGAGGTATCCGGCCATGAGAACAAAGAGGATGACACCGCAGGACCATATGTCGGCCTTGGCGCCTTCGTATCCACGGCGGGCGAGGACTTCGGGCGCGACGTAGGCCGGCGTGCCGCAGAAGGTGTGGAGGAGACCCTCTGGCTGGAAcggctcggcgacggcggagaggcCGAAGTCGGACACCTTGAGGTTGCCCGCCTCGTCGACGAGGAGGTTCTCCGGCTTGAGGTCCCGGTGGAAGACCCCGCGGGTGTGGCAGAAGCCGACGGCGGAGATGAGGTGCTGGAAGTAGCGGCGCGCAATGTCCTCCTTGAGGCGGCCCTTGGAGACGCGGGAGAAGAGCTCGCCGCCGCGGACGAGCTCCATGACGAAGTAGATCTTGGTCTTGGTGGCCATGACCTCGAAGAGGTGCACGATGTTGGGGTGGCGCACGCGGCGGAGCACGGCGATCTCGCGCTTGATGTGCGAGACGAGGCCGCTCCGCACGGCCTTCTCCCGGTCGAGCACCTTGATGGCCACGCTCTCGCCGGTCTGCACGTGCCGCGCGTGGTACACCTTGGCGAAGGTGCCTTTGCCCAGGACGCGGCCCAGCTCGTAGCGCCCCATGAGCAGCCCGCGGGAGCCTGTGGCGCCTCGcttggccgccgccaccgccgaggaggaggaggaaggggacggCAGCCGCGCGGCCTGCGGCGGCCggtcaggcggcggcggcttgatGGCCGCCATCGACGGGTGGTGGCGGTGGGCGGGGAGGCGAGGCGAATGGGGattaggtggaggtggaggtggagcagccGGCCTCGAAGGAGGTGAGCTTAACGGCTCTGCGAAAACTATTTCTCGTTTGCTCTGCTCTCCATCTTCTCTATGGCTCTGCCCCGTGGAGCATGGTTGGGCGGGGGCTCTCGGCTTGGGAGGGCAGATATTTTTTCCCATCTCCTCGCAATTTTGTATTTTTATTTCTTATGGGTTTGTTTCACCCAGTTGCTCGAGTCTCTTCGTGCACAGCTTTTGTGCCCTATTTCgagcattttttatatttttttgcgtAAAGCTCTGGCTGTTGCCAAGCAAAGCAAACGGTGGATTGGGAGCCGGTGTACCAGCTGTAAATAAGTTTGCCACACACAAAAGGAAGAAAGCTCCAGGGGTAGTAATTTTATTTTGGCAAACTCTTTGAGCAGTGCATTATAAGCAGCATTTTTATTATTTCACTGGAGTCACTCACAATTCACATGTGGGGATGAAA
Coding sequences within:
- the LOC123079231 gene encoding CBL-interacting protein kinase 19 is translated as MAAIKPPPPDRPPQAARLPSPSSSSSAVAAAKRGATGSRGLLMGRYELGRVLGKGTFAKVYHARHVQTGESVAIKVLDREKAVRSGLVSHIKREIAVLRRVRHPNIVHLFEVMATKTKIYFVMELVRGGELFSRVSKGRLKEDIARRYFQHLISAVGFCHTRGVFHRDLKPENLLVDEAGNLKVSDFGLSAVAEPFQPEGLLHTFCGTPAYVAPEVLARRGYEGAKADIWSCGVILFVLMAGYLPFHDQNLMAMYRKVYKGEFRCPRWFSKDLTSLIMRFLDTNPSTRITLPEVMESRWFKKGFRPVKFYIEDDQLYNVIDAENDMLDLGLPDPLPQPLLPPPSSPSPQEVDGDDSGSESDASVVSCPATSSFEERHRLRGPLPRPASLNAFDIISFSRGFNLSGLFEEKGDEVRFISSEPMSGIITKLEEIANVKSFAVRKKDWRVSLEGTREGVKGPLTICAEIFELTPSLVVVEVKKKAGDKEEYDDFCNKELKPGMQHLVHQMAPVPITPTISE